From Micropterus dolomieu isolate WLL.071019.BEF.003 ecotype Adirondacks linkage group LG06, ASM2129224v1, whole genome shotgun sequence:
TTCACAATACAAAGCCAAAGATTCTCTTCACTTTCCTCTTGCTGCACttgcctttcttttctccagatGATTTGATTCACACACCCAGACACACCCCttttaattacatgacttttgGCTGACTTTATGCAGTGATTAAtcccttttgtgtttttatatattacaaGATTGTCTATTCGAATCTGCTTAAAGATGTCATGGTTAATATTTCAAAGTATTGCAGACTGAAAGGCCACAGACAGGCTTCCTTAACTTTGATAGATGGTTTCATCGTGTTTTCTTGTATATGTTTTGGTTTCTGTTGTAGGTTGTATCAGATTCCTCAGCCAAGTTCAGTGTGTACTACACCCTGAATGGACCTGGTGTCAATGAGCTTCCAGTGGGGGTATTCTCTCTGGACGAGAAAAATGGGACTTTATATGTGCTAAAGACAGTTGATCGTGAAGAGTTCCCATTATTTACAGTGAGTGTGAAATagagctgcagctaacaattatTATCCATATTGATTAATCTTGCGATTATTTTCTGTAATAATCGATTACTCATTTTGCCTATAAAATACTATAAATCAGTGAAAAACGCCCATCACGATTTCCTATAGCCAAAGGATTGTCTTCAAATTGCACTCACACACTTATTATTAtgtgaaacacagaaaaacagcaaCTCCTCACAGTTGAgaaatgatcaaaatagtttAGATTAACTGAACTGTTAAGTGTTTATGCTCTAGTGTGAAAACATAGTGGTTGGTAGTGCATCTTTAGAAAGACACTCTAAATGACTAATCTgacattgaaattaaattaaaccatTTGATATGCTTTGcattaaatttgtatttttgtgtgtgtcaccttgtaaaatgtacttttttcttCACAGTTAACGTGTCATGTTTACAACCAAGTAACAAATCAGGAGACAGACTCTCCTTTGGACATCACCATAAAAGTAGATGACGAGAATGACAACGCTCCAACATTCCAAGATGCACTGCAGTTTACTGTGCTCGAGCAAAGCAACCCAGGTCAGGAACGTGAAGTAGATAACAGTAATCCTGAGGTATTTGATCTTCAGTGAGGGTGATAATAAACTCCATGATCATGTTTTACAACACAGGGACGGTGGTAGGCAAGGTGAATGCTACAGACAGAGATGAACCAGGATCTCAACACGTCAAGATCAGGTATAGTCTCTTGACTGGATCAGACCTGTTTGCCATCCACCCAACTACAGGAGTCATCACCACAGCAACTAACACCCTGGACAGAGAGGTGAGCGCCGGCCTCATTGTACTCATGATTTACTCTGAAATATGACACAGAAATTAGCTGATACAAACGCTGATACAAACCTGCCTCAACTTAACATAATATTTACccttttctcatttcattttgtCAAACTCTTTCTTTAGGTAAAAGAAAAGCATACTGTGACAGTACAAATCAAAGATATGGACGGCGCACAAAATGGTTTGTCCACCACAGGAACAGCAACCATTGCTCTGGCTGATATCAATGACAACCCACCCACTTTCACAAAAACATCTGTAAGTGATTATATAAAAGGCACCCgttatgtttaattattttgttaccACCATACATGAGGTTAAACCAACGTTTTTTCAACTTGTTTTACTATATAATTGGAAGTTACACGTCTTGTTTCCTTTAGTTTGAGGCCAGTGTCATAGAAAACGAAAATGACAAACTTATCCTCCGAATTCCTGTTGAAGATAAGGATTTAATAAACACACCAAACTGGATTTCTAAATTCGTCATAACTAAaggaaatgaaaatggaaacttCAGGATCACTACTGACCCTAAAACAAATGAGGGGCTTCTGTATGTTGCAAAGGTGAGTAAGActttgtattattataattattactatGAAATTAGTAGCAGTAATACTATTTAACATGACATAGAGACTTGCATATTATGGAAAGTCAAGGCCTATAACACAACAGTGacatcagattttatttatacTACATTTCCAGCCCTTAGATTATGAGAAGACCAAAAACGTAAAGCTTGACATTATGGCACGTAATGAAGCTGACCTGAGTGGCACCAAGGCCCAATGGCTGTCTGTTCCTGTGAATGTCAATGTCATCAATGTCGATGAGGGTCCGGAATTCGCAGCTCCCACTATCCGCTTCAATGTCAAAGAGAACACACCGAACGGCACGGTGATAGGAAGTTACACAGCTAAAGATCCCGAGACCCAGAGCAGCGATGGCATCAAGTAAGCAATCtcattttatatttgtcttaAAGAAATTCACTTTCCCATGGTACAGTATGTCTGACAACAGATTCAACTGCAGCACTCTCAAGTTTCTGTTACTTCTCTTAAACACTGGAGGGCAGACTTTCACTGCTGAATTGAAAAATGTGCTACTAACACACAAGTACTTTTTCCATTGTCTCTCAGGTATTACAAGGCCATAGATCCAGCCTACTGGATCAATGTCGACAGAAACACCGGAGAGCTGAAGGTTGCAAATACTATTGACAGAGAGTCACACTTTGTCCAGGATGGAATTTACAACATCACCGTGAAGGCTGTTGATGCAAGTAAGTTGCTTGTACATTTCCTTTTCTATGACTTCTATAAGCCACAGACTCCACACAGAACCCAAGCTGTTCTATCACAAGACTTAAATACTTGAGCTTGTGTTATTATCTGAGCAACATATCTCCTCTGCATATGGGATCACCTGACTGATCACAGGCTTCAACACTGCACCAATGTCCTAAATCTTTAATCATATCTGTTACCTGTTTTATAAACCCACTGTCTCTGTTGGGTTTGGCAAAGATCTTCTATACTGTCACCAAGGAACCGGTGGTTTGGGAAAGTAAATCCACATGTTAAATCACCATCTTCACGCCTTTTGGATGGTATTGCTAAATCAGCTGGAGGTTATTAGGAACACCAGCCCCACCCTTGCTTGTACCTGTCTAAACACAATACAGTTTTGTCCTCACATTGTGTCACCTGAGAACACCTGTTGACAAGTTATGATGTGACTAATTTACAATGACTCACCGTCCTGTTGTGACGGAGAAAACTGAGCCTGAATTTGCAATTTCCAGGTAACTGACACCCAATTGATGTCAGAATGCTACCAACTATGTCtatcttgttttctttctcagtACCAACTTGCTTGTATTTGTCTTAAAGTACTAATGAATTACTAATGTATTTCAGGCTCCAAGACAGGCACAGGAACAGTCATCATCGTGGTGGAGGACGTCAACGACAACATGCCAACACTCCCCACCGGTGAGCTGGTGTTGTGTGAAAAGGAAGGAACGCTTGGCTCCGTGCTGGTTGTCGCTGAAGACAAGGATGGGTCTCCCTTTTCTTCCCCCTTCAGCTTTAGTTTGCCAGACAATAATGATGGCACATGGTCTGTGACAAGAATTAATGGTAGGTGGTtgtatttttaaccatttatctACATCTGTTGGAGAGTgtcttaaacaaaacaaaaaaactgcagttttgACAGAGAAGTTTTAATGGGGCTGTTTGAATACTTTTTTCTACATCTGTAACCCACATCATGTAGCTTGTCTAGTTAACTGGAGACATGTTCAGCAACAGCAATACATTATGGAAACATCTGTAAAAGCTCTGTACTCACACAGATCAATCCAGGTCTTAGTAATTCATTCAGatgttttgttgtgtgaaagCTAACAAAATAAACCACTTACTCAAAATCTAACCGAAGCATTCCTGGCAAATGACTGAATGGGGATTCCTTAAATTATATCTATTTTTAAGAATTGTGACCATGATATGTACTGAGTGGGACATTTtacaatggggaaaaaaataaacgtGTGCTCCCTGGTGAACAAACTATGCAATGCTGACACTGTGTCTAAAGTGCCGTAAACATTCTGTATCTATTATTTTGCTTTTGGTTAAGTGGGTGTAGAAGTAACTTCATTCCGTTTCACTCCTTAGACACAACAGCTACATTGCAGCACATCAAAGAGCTTCCTACAGGGATACATACTGTTCCCATCTACGTCACAGATCTGCAGGGCTTTGGTAAAACACAGACGGTGAAAGTAAGGATCTGCCAGTGCAGGAATGGAGCCTGCTTGGCCAAGCAAAGCTCTGTGTCATTAGGGCCACTGGCTTTACTGGCTATGCTGTTGCCTCTTGCCCTCCTCCTTCTGCTCGGTGAGTCCCCCCTGCTATATTCTTGCCAACAGAATTGTGTTTGCTTTGCTGTTTAGAAAGTTAGGGGTTCTGACACTGACTTTTGCATCACATGTTTGGTACTAAGCAATGATACGTGGCAGTATTATAATGCCATTATACTCACTCTTGTGACGTCTACCACACGTGGAGCACTGTTTATTATAAACTGCACCATCCTTGTGTGATCATTTGTCACATACTTTTGTTATTGCAGGCCTACTCCTCGCCTTTTTCTGCATGACAAAGGGTGACACATTGGAACTGAAGGATGAAGCAGACAGTGNNNNNNNNNNNNNNNNNNNNNNNNNNNNNNNNNNNNNNNNNNNNNNNNNNNNNNNNNNNNNNNNNNNNNNNNNNNNNNNNNNNNNNNNNNNNNNNNNNNNAGAAATCGAAGACCTTCCAATTACATATAAATGTGTAAAGACAGCTTATTTTCTGTAcgtttaatgataaaataatatacttatttttttctccctgtatACTATGAGGCGTAATTTCAAATGAATGTCTATCAGATCAAGTGATTGCAAGCATGTGACATATTTATATTAAGATGAGGTGTGGGATCCAGCTTTTGCACTGATGAGAACAACCACACACAGATCTGCAATATTGTCTGACAGAAACTGAGCTCAGTTAATTACATCAATTACAGCATGGCTCAGAACCAACAACACCTAGCTGAGATATGAAACTAGATAAGCTTTCGAACATCAAACacaggtgtgtctttgtgtgtgtgtgtgtgtgtgtgtaaacatcaGAACATAGATGTATTCATTGTCCTGTCAGAACTTATTCATGAGtcattatgaatattaaaattcggTAGGGTCTGGGAAGCAGTTCTCACACATACTCAAAGATAGGCTTTGAAAAAACCAAGGTTGCATGAGGATAAAAACAGTGAGGTGGAAAATACAATCAATCTACTTGACAATGATTTAATTATTCTAAGGGATAAAAGGTAGCTGTGCCTACGTTAAATTGCAAATTCATCGTTTATAATTAAGAGCTTAGTCAGTTGTTATAGAATTCTTTAGACAGAAATAGAACAACAAAATACACACTTTGTAATCCTTGTTTTCAAATTATGTCCAACAATTACAGCATGGCTCAGAACCAACAACACTAGATGAGATAAGAAAAAAGGTAAGCtttcaaacatcaaacacaggtgtgtgtgtctaaacATCAGAAAAAAGATGTATTCGTTGTTGTGTCTGAACTTATTCATGACTTATTATGAATATTGACGTTTGTTGGGGTCTGGAAAGCAGTTCTCACACATACTCAAAGATAGGCTTTGAAAAAACAAACGGTGGAAATTACAATCAATCTACTTGACAATAATAAATGAAGAATTAGCATAGTCAGTTTTTAAAGAATTCTTTAGACAGaaatagaacaaaaaaaaaatacacactttAGCAATACTGGCCAAGCCGGTGTAATCCTGGTTCTCGAATAGATGCAGGGGAGCTA
This genomic window contains:
- the dsc2l gene encoding desmocollin 2 like, giving the protein MARVLIFNICLVLMLSRVESCFISNYLYVHVPQTIPAGYQITKVEVAGCDAKSVLFTLKDPRFTIKSNGVIEALTPVSVAAAGQTFSVWVQEDSGPGSEMEVHLVHNTMQPREHTGQGFLKRSKRRWSPPPFNIRENEKGPFPRRIDEVVSDSSAKFSVYYTLNGPGVNELPVGVFSLDEKNGTLYVLKTVDREEFPLFTLTCHVYNQVTNQETDSPLDITIKVDDENDNAPTFQDALQFTVLEQSNPGTVVGKVNATDRDEPGSQHVKIRYSLLTGSDLFAIHPTTGVITTATNTLDREVKEKHTVTVQIKDMDGAQNGLSTTGTATIALADINDNPPTFTKTSFEASVIENENDKLILRIPVEDKDLINTPNWISKFVITKGNENGNFRITTDPKTNEGLLYVAKPLDYEKTKNVKLDIMARNEADLSGTKAQWLSVPVNVNVINVDEGPEFAAPTIRFNVKENTPNGTVIGSYTAKDPETQSSDGIKYYKAIDPAYWINVDRNTGELKVANTIDRESHFVQDGIYNITVKAVDASSKTGTGTVIIVVEDVNDNMPTLPTGELVLCEKEGTLGSVLVVAEDKDGSPFSSPFSFSLPDNNDGTWSVTRINDATATLQHIKELPTGIHTVPIYVTDLQGFGKTQTVKVRICQCRNGACLAKQSSVSLGPLALLAMLLPLALLLLLGLLLAFFCMTKGDTLELKDEADSGGILLKSNTEAPGGKVKLAYLGTEEDGRYADDIIHSYGFEGAGSAAGSVGCCSDYGDNDNLDFLNTLGPKFKTLADTCKHT